A single window of Intrasporangium calvum DSM 43043 DNA harbors:
- a CDS encoding LysE family translocator codes for MPTSNQWIAFLIASILFIQVPGPSLLFTIGRALTVGRREALLSVVGNGLGITTQVLLVAVGLGAVVAASATAYTVVKIAGAGYVIWLGIQAIRDRAAARVALEGQMASKRGHALRIGFVVGVTNPKTILFFVAFLPQFTRASAGHVGAQMAVLGVAFGVMAICSDSVWALVAGKAREWFARHPRRLDHLGATGGSMMIGLGVTMLARE; via the coding sequence GTGCCCACGTCGAACCAGTGGATCGCGTTCCTCATCGCCTCGATCCTGTTCATCCAGGTCCCGGGACCGAGCCTGCTGTTCACCATCGGGCGCGCCCTGACGGTCGGGCGTCGCGAGGCGCTGCTGTCGGTCGTCGGGAACGGCCTCGGCATCACGACCCAGGTGCTTCTCGTCGCGGTGGGTCTCGGCGCGGTGGTGGCCGCCAGTGCCACGGCCTACACGGTCGTCAAGATCGCCGGTGCCGGCTATGTCATCTGGCTGGGCATCCAGGCGATCCGGGACCGGGCGGCCGCCCGCGTGGCTCTGGAGGGTCAGATGGCCTCGAAGCGGGGGCACGCCCTGCGGATCGGTTTCGTCGTCGGGGTGACCAACCCCAAGACCATCCTCTTCTTCGTCGCCTTCCTGCCGCAGTTCACCCGCGCGAGCGCCGGCCATGTCGGTGCCCAGATGGCGGTGCTCGGGGTGGCCTTCGGCGTGATGGCCATCTGCTCGGACAGCGTGTGGGCGCTGGTCGCGGGCAAGGCTCGAGAGTGGTTCGCGCGGCATCCCAGGCGGCTCGACCACCTCGGCGCGACAGGCGGTTCGATGATGATCGGCCTCGGGGTGACGATGCTCGCCCGCGAGTAG
- a CDS encoding AAA family ATPase: protein MEPHALHNALAQPSEPFEPAETSPPAETSPPVEMSPSSEPAPLHRPTASDFSEATVLGRRGQAARSGWRHLLTDLTGGRLRLPPSLSEMRRNQLMNRVRTPFDGTRRIVVMSRKGGVGKTTVTVGVGSTFAAVRGDRVVAVDANPDAGNLAHRIAGDCQRTITDLLADSGRVRSFAHMRGYTSQCVESRLEVLASDDDARIAQGLDRDAYCQVVSLLDHFYNLIMLDTGTGILDSANQGLINEADQLLLVVRPALDGAKAGAQTLDWLEEHGHDELVASAVVVVNGIERESDPIVQFARKHFESRCRQVTMVPWDATLEAGGRTTLSGLQRGTRRAFLDVAAALADGFSEEPLAQGSRESATHGFTFGPLPPVDRAD from the coding sequence ATGGAACCCCACGCCCTCCACAACGCTCTGGCCCAACCGTCCGAGCCGTTCGAGCCGGCCGAGACGTCGCCCCCGGCCGAGACGTCGCCCCCGGTCGAGATGTCGCCCTCGTCCGAGCCGGCGCCCCTGCACCGGCCCACGGCGTCGGACTTCAGTGAGGCCACCGTCCTCGGCCGCCGCGGGCAGGCGGCCCGGAGCGGCTGGCGGCACCTGCTGACCGACCTGACCGGGGGCCGTCTGCGGCTGCCTCCCAGCCTGTCCGAGATGCGCCGCAACCAGCTGATGAACCGCGTCCGTACGCCGTTCGACGGAACCCGGCGCATCGTCGTCATGAGCCGCAAGGGTGGCGTCGGCAAGACGACGGTCACCGTCGGCGTCGGGTCGACCTTCGCGGCCGTGCGCGGCGACCGGGTCGTCGCCGTCGACGCCAACCCCGACGCCGGCAACCTCGCCCACCGCATCGCGGGCGACTGCCAGCGCACCATCACCGACCTGCTCGCCGACTCGGGCCGGGTCCGGTCCTTCGCGCACATGCGGGGCTACACGTCCCAGTGCGTGGAGTCCCGCCTCGAGGTGCTCGCCTCCGACGACGACGCCCGCATCGCCCAGGGCCTCGACCGGGACGCCTACTGCCAGGTAGTGTCGCTGCTCGACCACTTCTACAACCTCATCATGCTCGACACCGGGACGGGCATCCTCGACAGCGCCAACCAGGGCCTGATCAACGAGGCGGACCAGCTCCTCCTCGTCGTGCGCCCTGCGCTCGACGGCGCGAAGGCCGGCGCGCAGACGCTCGACTGGCTCGAGGAGCACGGCCACGACGAGCTCGTCGCCTCGGCCGTCGTCGTCGTCAACGGCATCGAGCGGGAGAGCGACCCCATCGTCCAGTTCGCCCGCAAGCACTTCGAGAGCCGCTGCCGCCAAGTGACCATGGTGCCGTGGGACGCGACCCTGGAGGCGGGCGGTCGCACCACCCTGTCCGGTCTCCAGCGGGGGACGAGACGGGCCTTCCTCGACGTGGCAGCGGCGCTCGCCGACGGGTTCTCCGAGGAGCCGCTCGCGCAGGGTTCACGTGAGTCCGCCACGCACGGCTTCACGTTCGGTCCGCTGCCACCGGTGGACCGCGCCGACTGA
- a CDS encoding FAD-binding oxidoreductase: MPTRVAADRIVGSIEAAARDFASQPPDRPVRLAKRTSNLFRHGSARNRARTGLDLGSFRGVFDVDPESRTARVGGLTTYEELVDALLPEGFVPLVVPQLRTITIGGAVTGLGIEASSFRNGLPHESVLEMRVLTGGADGRGEVVTARPDNEHAELFRAFPNSYGSLGYVLDLVIELEPTSPYVALRHVRFDDLDGLTDAIRLVMDTRVWEGQRVDFVDGVVFGAREAYLTLGHWSDRVEGQPSPSDYTGDRIYYRSLRERRSDVLTAHDYLWRWDTDWFWCSAAFGAQHPTIRRLWPKGKLRSDVYWKIVAFEQRHGVMAAIDARRGRLPRERVIQDVEIPLDGTAEFLTWFLHHVPIEPLWVCPIQLRRKDGASGSEPSGIRPPLDEPGDHGSPPWPLYPMQPGVPYVNVGFWSSVEIRPGARPGDVNRAIEAKVTELGGHKSLYSDAYYDEATFARLYGGAAIAAAKRRYDPRGRFPTLYQKAVQAR; the protein is encoded by the coding sequence ATGCCGACTCGGGTGGCAGCGGATCGCATCGTGGGTTCCATCGAGGCAGCGGCTCGGGACTTCGCCTCCCAGCCGCCGGACCGTCCCGTGCGCCTGGCCAAGCGCACCTCGAACCTCTTCCGGCACGGGAGCGCCCGCAACCGGGCGAGGACCGGTCTAGACCTCGGTTCCTTCCGGGGCGTCTTCGACGTCGACCCCGAGTCGAGAACGGCTCGCGTCGGTGGCCTGACCACCTACGAGGAGCTCGTCGACGCGCTCCTGCCAGAGGGATTCGTGCCCCTCGTCGTGCCGCAGCTGCGCACCATCACCATCGGCGGCGCGGTGACCGGGCTCGGGATCGAGGCGTCCTCCTTCCGCAACGGACTTCCCCACGAGTCGGTCCTCGAGATGCGGGTCCTCACCGGCGGCGCCGACGGCCGCGGTGAGGTGGTCACGGCGAGGCCCGACAACGAGCACGCCGAGCTCTTCCGCGCCTTCCCCAACTCCTACGGCTCCCTCGGCTACGTCCTCGACCTCGTCATCGAGCTGGAGCCGACCTCTCCCTACGTGGCCCTGCGCCACGTCCGCTTCGACGACCTCGACGGGCTCACCGACGCGATCCGGCTCGTCATGGACACCCGGGTGTGGGAGGGCCAGCGGGTTGACTTCGTCGACGGTGTCGTCTTCGGGGCCCGGGAGGCCTACCTCACCCTCGGTCACTGGTCCGACCGCGTCGAGGGGCAGCCGAGCCCGAGCGACTACACCGGCGACCGCATCTACTACCGGTCGCTCCGGGAGCGGCGCTCCGACGTCCTCACCGCGCACGACTACCTGTGGCGCTGGGACACCGACTGGTTCTGGTGCTCCGCGGCGTTCGGCGCCCAGCACCCCACGATCCGGCGTCTCTGGCCGAAGGGCAAGCTGCGCAGCGACGTCTACTGGAAGATCGTCGCCTTCGAGCAGCGCCACGGCGTCATGGCCGCCATCGACGCGAGACGCGGGCGGCTGCCCCGGGAGAGGGTCATCCAGGACGTCGAGATCCCCTTGGACGGGACCGCGGAGTTCCTCACCTGGTTCCTGCACCACGTTCCGATCGAGCCGCTCTGGGTGTGCCCGATCCAGCTGAGACGCAAGGACGGTGCCAGCGGGAGCGAGCCCAGCGGCATACGGCCCCCTCTCGACGAGCCGGGCGACCACGGGAGCCCACCCTGGCCGCTCTACCCGATGCAGCCCGGCGTCCCCTACGTCAACGTCGGCTTCTGGTCGTCCGTCGAGATCCGGCCCGGCGCCCGGCCCGGCGACGTCAACCGGGCCATCGAGGCGAAGGTGACCGAGCTCGGGGGGCACAAGTCCCTCTACTCGGACGCCTACTACGACGAGGCGACGTTCGCGCGCCTCTACGGCGGCGCAGCCATCGCCGCGGCCAAGCGGCGCTACGACCCCCGCGGACGATTCCCCACCCTCTACCAGAAGGCGGTGCAGGCACGATGA
- a CDS encoding SAM-dependent methyltransferase, whose product MTISVGQAFERILGRDAHLRVVAWDGSAGGPDDGLTIRLHSPRAISYLLTAPGELGAARAYLQGELSIDGMDEGNPIEVLRHLGGDFSAKLPAWRDLREIVGVVRATGISVPELPPEETPSQLRRLTYGLRHGRRRDAAAIHHHYDVGNDFYEYVLGPSMTYTCAVFETPETTLEDAQFAKYDLVARKLGLAPGMRLLDVGCGWGGMVRHAVKHFGVTALGVTLSREQAAWGQEAIRRDGLEGRAEVRHADYRDVTERGFDAISSIGLTEHIGVKNYPDYFRFLREHLRDEGRLLNHCITRPDNQHPGLPTRGFINRYVFPDGELTGSGHIVRVMEDEGFEVKHHENLREHYALTLAGWSANLSKHWDDCVALAGVGRARVWGLYLAGSRVGFEDNGIQLHQVLATRTSESGASGYPLRPQFT is encoded by the coding sequence ATGACGATCTCGGTTGGACAGGCCTTCGAGCGCATCCTCGGCAGGGACGCCCACCTGCGCGTCGTCGCGTGGGACGGCTCCGCGGGCGGTCCCGACGACGGGCTCACGATCCGGCTCCACTCACCGAGGGCCATCAGCTACCTGCTGACCGCACCGGGCGAGCTCGGGGCGGCCCGCGCCTACCTGCAGGGCGAGCTGAGCATCGACGGGATGGACGAGGGCAACCCGATCGAGGTCCTGCGGCACCTCGGTGGTGACTTCAGCGCGAAGCTGCCCGCGTGGCGCGACCTTCGCGAGATCGTCGGCGTCGTCCGAGCCACCGGGATCAGCGTGCCCGAGCTGCCGCCCGAGGAGACGCCGAGCCAGCTGCGTCGCCTCACCTACGGGCTGCGGCACGGCCGACGCCGTGACGCGGCGGCGATCCACCACCACTACGACGTGGGCAACGACTTCTACGAGTACGTCCTCGGGCCGTCGATGACCTACACCTGCGCGGTCTTCGAGACCCCCGAGACGACGCTCGAGGATGCCCAGTTCGCCAAGTACGACCTCGTCGCGCGCAAGCTCGGGCTCGCACCGGGCATGCGGCTGCTCGACGTCGGCTGCGGGTGGGGCGGCATGGTGCGGCACGCGGTGAAGCACTTCGGCGTCACGGCCCTGGGGGTGACCCTCTCGCGGGAGCAGGCGGCGTGGGGGCAGGAGGCGATCCGGCGGGACGGGCTGGAGGGCCGGGCCGAAGTGCGCCACGCGGACTACCGGGACGTCACCGAGCGCGGTTTCGATGCGATCAGCTCGATCGGCCTGACCGAGCACATCGGGGTGAAGAACTACCCCGACTACTTCCGGTTCCTCCGCGAGCACCTCCGGGACGAGGGGCGGCTGCTCAACCACTGCATCACCCGGCCCGACAACCAGCACCCGGGCCTGCCGACCCGCGGCTTCATCAACCGCTACGTCTTCCCCGACGGCGAGCTGACCGGCTCCGGGCACATCGTGCGGGTCATGGAGGACGAGGGGTTCGAGGTGAAGCACCACGAGAACCTCCGCGAGCACTACGCGCTGACGCTGGCCGGCTGGAGCGCGAACCTCTCGAAGCACTGGGACGACTGCGTGGCGCTCGCCGGGGTGGGCCGGGCGCGAGTGTGGGGCCTCTACCTGGCCGGTTCGCGGGTGGGGTTCGAGGACAACGGGATCCAGCTGCACCAGGTCCTCGCGACGCGCACGAGCGAGTCGGGCGCGTCCGGGTACCCGTTGCGCCCGCAGTTCACCTGA
- a CDS encoding metal-sensitive transcriptional regulator, with protein sequence MELDVAEMQSVIRRLNRARGQLGGIVKMIEDGRDCRDIVTQLAAVSKAVDRAGFAVIATGLKECITNPDGEAMDISDMEKLFLSLA encoded by the coding sequence ATGGAGCTCGACGTCGCCGAGATGCAGTCCGTGATCCGTCGTCTCAACCGAGCTCGTGGCCAGCTCGGCGGGATCGTCAAGATGATCGAGGACGGCCGGGACTGCCGTGACATCGTCACCCAGCTGGCGGCCGTGTCCAAAGCCGTCGACCGCGCAGGTTTCGCGGTCATCGCGACCGGCCTCAAGGAGTGCATCACCAACCCCGACGGTGAGGCGATGGACATCAGCGACATGGAGAAGCTCTTCCTCTCGCTCGCCTGA
- a CDS encoding class I SAM-dependent methyltransferase, with the protein MDAKDWDERYATADLVWSAEPNRFVEEIVAPLTAGTAIDIAAGEGRNAIWLAQQGWTVTATDYSSVAVERMRARADALLGAEAGRLTPLVADATVPAPGGPAAYDLALFCYLQLPASELRVALRHGVEAVRPGGRVLVVGHAGRNLAEGWGGPSSRDVLYDPDEVVDAVDGLPVVVEHAGIRVRPVETEEGPREALDTVVVLRRD; encoded by the coding sequence ATGGACGCCAAGGACTGGGACGAGCGATACGCCACGGCTGACCTGGTCTGGTCGGCCGAGCCCAACCGCTTCGTCGAGGAGATCGTCGCGCCCCTCACTGCCGGCACGGCCATCGACATCGCTGCCGGCGAGGGGCGCAACGCCATCTGGCTCGCCCAGCAGGGCTGGACGGTGACGGCCACCGACTACTCGAGCGTCGCCGTCGAACGGATGCGGGCCCGGGCGGACGCGCTCCTCGGTGCGGAGGCGGGTCGGTTGACCCCACTCGTCGCCGACGCCACGGTGCCGGCGCCAGGCGGCCCAGCGGCATACGACCTCGCGCTGTTCTGCTACCTCCAGCTCCCCGCCTCCGAGCTGCGGGTGGCCCTGCGCCACGGCGTCGAGGCCGTGCGTCCGGGCGGGCGCGTCCTCGTCGTCGGACATGCCGGGCGCAACCTCGCCGAGGGCTGGGGCGGCCCGAGCTCGCGCGACGTCCTCTACGACCCGGACGAGGTCGTCGACGCGGTCGACGGGCTGCCCGTGGTGGTCGAGCACGCCGGCATCCGGGTCCGCCCGGTCGAGACGGAGGAGGGACCTCGAGAGGCCCTCGACACCGTCGTCGTGCTCCGGCGAGACTGA
- a CDS encoding flavodoxin family protein — MKALIIHESLFGNTRAVAEAVKRGLTRSRPDAVDLLRSDEAPGVIPEEVSLLILGGPTHAFSMTRPSTRTDAEAKGAKEHVRLGIREWVDAVVPRPELPVVTFDTRVKVRLMPGSAAKSAARALRARGFRRVEQGETFWVEDTDGPLRTGELERAEGWGHELGARSDLRPGAPAGR, encoded by the coding sequence ATGAAGGCACTCATCATCCACGAGTCCCTGTTCGGCAACACCAGGGCCGTTGCCGAGGCCGTCAAGCGCGGACTGACGCGCAGCAGACCCGACGCCGTCGACCTGCTCCGCTCGGACGAGGCCCCGGGCGTCATCCCGGAGGAGGTCAGCCTGCTCATCCTGGGCGGACCGACACACGCCTTCAGCATGACGCGCCCGTCGACGCGCACCGACGCCGAGGCCAAGGGGGCGAAGGAGCACGTGCGGCTCGGCATCCGCGAGTGGGTCGACGCCGTCGTCCCACGCCCGGAGCTGCCCGTCGTCACGTTCGACACCCGCGTCAAGGTCAGGCTGATGCCCGGATCGGCTGCCAAGTCCGCCGCCCGGGCGCTTCGCGCGCGGGGCTTCCGGCGGGTGGAGCAGGGCGAGACGTTCTGGGTGGAGGACACCGACGGACCGCTCAGGACCGGCGAGCTCGAACGCGCCGAGGGGTGGGGGCACGAGCTCGGTGCCCGGTCGGACCTCCGGCCGGGCGCGCCGGCGGGGCGCTGA
- a CDS encoding MMPL family transporter: MPAYPKGFTMSLLLYRLGRTAYRRPWAFIALWLLVLGGIVGLAVANGGGKISSSVTIDGTQSQDVTDRLRAELPDAAGGQGTVVFTVPAGDRLDSGDRAEGIADAARTIGDLPTVADRGQQASSSGASAPDAEPAPAARAGDKGSQPSGIRPLVVGGQPVPGVVVSEDGSVAMLQIQFTEQVQDLPDGTVERVTDLAEAATAGTGVDVLTTESLKPIEAPVGGHEAIGLGIAALVLLITLGSLRAAGLPLLTALTGVGIGLGGAFALSQTITMTTATPVLALMVGLAVGIDYALFIVNRTRRLIVTQGLRAEEAATRSIGTAGSAVLFAGITVVIALTGLSLIGISFLTTMALVAAATVVLAVLVALTLLPALLGVVGERIASAQARARGRSLTVEEHRHLAHRWSGGVVRHRWLAIVGVVAVLGLAAVPVADISLGMPNGSTANLDTDERQAYDAITRGFGEGYNAPLVVVATPDDGSRLGQEDVARLTTGLRDTPDVKAVSLMGADPQGGTAIFTVIPEEGPDAASTADLVDTLRASGPTVTRTEGVALGVTGLTAVNIDISEKLADVMPLYIGIVVALSLVVLLLVFRSVVIPLKATLGFLLSIGATFGVVTAVFQWGWLKDLFGFDTTGPVLSFLPIMVTGILYGLAMDYEMFLVSSMREAHVHGHRGRDAIVHGFDQASRVVVAAAIIMVSVFAGFIFSADPMIKQFGLALAVGILVDAFLVRMTLVPAVMSVLGEAAWWLPRRLSAVLPNLDVEGDQLKRHLRSQPDQTPPAHRPRHVAVATSTQVTGNGHHPEGALSMAFHIPPSRKGLPENRFDFTLDGTTVNDLPLLPYAPLVAVEAFQAGEALEAVLTACDTEGAQEVIRQLDADQFRAFVEAWELASAERVDRLSSPQHVP, translated from the coding sequence ATGCCGGCCTACCCGAAAGGCTTCACCATGTCCCTCCTGCTCTACCGACTCGGTCGGACCGCGTACCGGCGGCCGTGGGCCTTCATCGCGCTCTGGCTCCTCGTCCTCGGCGGCATCGTCGGGCTCGCCGTCGCCAACGGCGGCGGCAAGATCTCCTCCAGCGTCACGATCGACGGCACCCAGAGCCAGGACGTGACCGACCGGCTCCGCGCCGAGCTGCCGGACGCCGCCGGCGGACAGGGCACCGTCGTCTTCACCGTGCCCGCGGGAGACCGTCTGGACTCGGGCGACCGAGCCGAGGGCATCGCCGACGCGGCACGGACCATCGGCGACCTGCCGACCGTGGCCGACCGCGGCCAGCAGGCGTCCTCCTCGGGAGCGTCCGCCCCGGACGCTGAGCCCGCTCCCGCCGCCCGTGCCGGTGACAAGGGGAGCCAGCCCAGCGGCATACGGCCCCTCGTCGTGGGCGGCCAGCCGGTCCCCGGTGTCGTCGTGTCGGAGGACGGCTCCGTGGCGATGCTGCAGATCCAGTTCACCGAGCAGGTCCAGGACCTCCCGGACGGAACGGTCGAACGGGTCACCGACCTCGCCGAGGCCGCCACCGCGGGCACCGGCGTGGACGTCCTCACCACCGAGTCCCTCAAGCCCATCGAGGCGCCCGTGGGCGGTCACGAGGCCATCGGTCTCGGCATCGCCGCGCTCGTGCTGCTCATCACGCTCGGGTCGCTCCGCGCCGCGGGGCTGCCGCTCCTCACCGCGCTGACCGGGGTGGGTATCGGCCTCGGCGGCGCCTTCGCGCTCTCGCAGACCATCACCATGACGACGGCCACTCCCGTCCTCGCGCTCATGGTCGGTCTCGCCGTCGGCATCGACTACGCGCTCTTCATCGTCAACCGCACGCGCCGCCTCATCGTGACCCAGGGCCTCAGAGCCGAGGAGGCGGCCACGCGGTCCATCGGCACCGCCGGCAGCGCGGTCCTCTTCGCCGGCATCACGGTCGTCATCGCGCTGACCGGGCTGAGTCTCATCGGGATCAGCTTCCTCACGACGATGGCCCTCGTCGCGGCCGCCACCGTCGTCCTCGCCGTCCTCGTGGCCCTGACCCTGCTGCCCGCCCTCCTCGGCGTCGTCGGCGAGCGCATCGCCAGTGCCCAGGCGCGCGCCCGCGGGAGGAGCCTCACGGTGGAGGAGCACCGCCACCTCGCCCACCGTTGGTCCGGAGGCGTCGTCCGGCACCGGTGGCTCGCGATCGTCGGCGTCGTCGCGGTCCTCGGCCTGGCGGCGGTCCCGGTGGCCGACATCTCGCTCGGCATGCCGAACGGGTCCACCGCCAACCTCGACACGGACGAGCGGCAGGCCTACGACGCCATCACCCGCGGCTTCGGCGAGGGCTACAACGCGCCCCTCGTCGTGGTCGCCACCCCCGATGACGGCAGCCGGCTGGGCCAGGAGGACGTCGCCCGGCTCACCACCGGGCTGCGGGACACCCCCGACGTCAAGGCGGTCAGTCTCATGGGGGCGGACCCCCAGGGCGGCACGGCCATCTTCACCGTCATCCCGGAGGAGGGGCCGGACGCCGCATCAACCGCCGACCTCGTCGACACTCTGCGGGCGTCAGGGCCGACGGTGACCAGGACCGAGGGCGTCGCCCTCGGCGTGACCGGCCTGACCGCAGTCAACATCGACATCTCCGAGAAGCTCGCGGACGTCATGCCGCTCTACATCGGCATCGTCGTGGCACTCTCCCTGGTCGTCCTGCTCCTCGTCTTCCGTTCCGTCGTCATCCCCCTCAAGGCGACCCTCGGCTTCCTCCTGAGCATCGGCGCGACCTTCGGGGTCGTGACCGCCGTCTTCCAGTGGGGCTGGCTCAAGGACCTCTTCGGCTTCGACACGACCGGGCCCGTCCTCAGCTTCCTGCCGATCATGGTGACGGGCATCCTCTACGGCCTCGCCATGGACTACGAGATGTTCCTCGTCAGCTCGATGCGCGAGGCGCATGTCCACGGCCACCGCGGTCGCGACGCGATCGTCCACGGGTTCGACCAGGCGAGCCGTGTCGTCGTGGCCGCGGCGATCATCATGGTCTCGGTCTTCGCGGGCTTCATCTTCAGCGCGGACCCGATGATCAAGCAGTTCGGCCTCGCGCTCGCCGTCGGCATCCTCGTCGACGCCTTCCTCGTCCGCATGACCCTCGTCCCTGCCGTCATGTCGGTGCTCGGCGAGGCCGCCTGGTGGCTGCCGCGCCGACTCTCGGCGGTCCTGCCCAACCTCGACGTCGAGGGGGACCAGCTCAAGCGCCACCTCCGGAGCCAGCCCGACCAGACCCCTCCGGCCCATCGCCCGCGGCACGTGGCCGTGGCGACATCCACCCAAGTGACCGGCAACGGCCACCATCCCGAAGGAGCCCTTTCGATGGCCTTCCATATCCCGCCTTCCCGCAAGGGCCTGCCCGAGAACCGCTTCGACTTCACTCTTGACGGGACCACGGTCAACGACCTGCCGCTCCTGCCCTACGCCCCGCTCGTTGCCGTGGAGGCCTTCCAGGCGGGCGAGGCGCTCGAGGCGGTCCTCACCGCCTGTGACACGGAGGGGGCGCAGGAGGTCATCCGGCAGCTGGACGCCGACCAGTTCCGGGCCTTCGTCGAGGCGTGGGAGCTCGCCTCCGCCGAGCGCGTCGACCGGTTGTCCTCGCCTCAGCACGTGCCATGA
- a CDS encoding TetR/AcrR family transcriptional regulator, with the protein MTETGLREAKRRATAHALAEAAFDLAVERGVDGFTIDDVAARAGYSRRTFANHFTCKEEAITGLAVERLKDGLETLPSVPEDTALLDWLMALARHQLSGGMLPLLQQLRRLASEHRGLEPYLADVQLQIRRTAQDAVSARAGSNVSRLSSHILVGAAYGALMSVLDGRVPIRFPGDPTSVAETADLPVDLPADAVTVEEFLTTVFTHLRQGF; encoded by the coding sequence ATGACCGAGACAGGACTGCGGGAGGCGAAGCGCCGCGCAACCGCGCACGCTCTGGCCGAGGCGGCGTTCGACCTCGCGGTCGAGCGCGGGGTCGACGGCTTCACCATCGACGATGTCGCGGCGCGGGCGGGCTACTCGCGCCGGACCTTCGCCAACCACTTCACGTGCAAGGAGGAGGCGATCACCGGGCTCGCGGTCGAGCGACTCAAGGACGGGCTCGAGACCCTGCCGAGCGTCCCCGAGGACACGGCCCTCCTCGACTGGCTCATGGCCCTCGCCCGGCACCAGCTCTCGGGCGGGATGCTGCCGCTCCTGCAGCAGCTGCGACGCCTGGCAAGCGAGCACCGCGGTCTCGAGCCCTACCTCGCCGATGTCCAGCTCCAGATCCGTCGCACCGCCCAGGACGCGGTGTCCGCACGGGCCGGCTCCAACGTCTCGCGCCTGTCGAGCCACATCCTGGTGGGGGCTGCCTACGGCGCCCTGATGTCCGTGCTCGACGGGCGCGTCCCGATTCGGTTCCCCGGCGATCCGACCTCCGTGGCCGAGACCGCTGACCTCCCAGTTGACCTACCAGCTGACGCGGTCACCGTCGAGGAGTTCCTCACCACGGTCTTCACGCACCTGCGCCAGGGCTTCTGA
- a CDS encoding uracil-DNA glycosylase has protein sequence MPSERLDPHPVTGQLFPSPVPPGTGWPGDPATGATPVAATAAEVRRLGAAALTPAELDARVSVCRACPRLVAWRESVATRGRRASFADQPYWGRPGPSFGDPAASVLIVGLAPAANGTNRTGRMFTGDRSGDWLYAALHRAGYASQPTSVAAGDGLELTGIRIVATVRCAPPANRPSTEEKATCSGWLARDLELTSAGPGGLRTLLALGSIGWDGVLGAARRLGWQVPRPKPRFGHGAEAALALPDGTDVRLLGSYHVSQQNTFTGKLTEVMLDAVIARL, from the coding sequence ATGCCCAGTGAGCGCCTCGACCCACACCCGGTCACGGGCCAGCTCTTCCCGTCCCCCGTGCCGCCGGGGACGGGCTGGCCGGGCGACCCGGCCACCGGTGCGACGCCGGTTGCGGCGACCGCGGCGGAGGTGCGTCGGCTCGGCGCGGCCGCGCTGACACCCGCCGAGCTCGACGCGCGGGTCTCGGTGTGTCGGGCCTGCCCCCGCCTCGTGGCGTGGCGCGAGTCGGTGGCGACCCGGGGGCGCCGAGCGTCGTTCGCCGACCAGCCCTACTGGGGCCGGCCCGGTCCGTCCTTCGGGGACCCGGCGGCGTCCGTGCTCATCGTCGGGCTGGCCCCTGCCGCCAACGGCACCAACCGGACGGGCCGGATGTTCACCGGGGACCGCTCGGGGGACTGGCTCTACGCTGCGCTCCACCGTGCCGGCTACGCGTCGCAACCGACCTCGGTCGCCGCCGGTGATGGTCTGGAGCTCACGGGGATCCGGATCGTGGCGACGGTCAGGTGCGCGCCTCCGGCCAACCGGCCGTCGACCGAGGAGAAGGCCACGTGCTCCGGGTGGCTCGCCCGCGACCTGGAGCTCACCTCGGCCGGACCGGGCGGTCTGCGGACGCTGCTGGCGCTCGGCTCGATCGGCTGGGACGGCGTCCTGGGAGCGGCCCGCCGCCTGGGCTGGCAGGTGCCGCGGCCGAAGCCGCGCTTCGGGCACGGCGCCGAGGCCGCGCTGGCCCTCCCCGACGGCACCGACGTCCGCCTCCTCGGCAGCTACCACGTGAGCCAGCAGAACACCTTCACCGGCAAGCTGACCGAGGTGATGCTCGACGCCGTCATCGCCCGCCTCTGA